The nucleotide window TAAAATTTGACAAATACAGGAAGGAGTAATTTATGGCGCGTAAGATGCTTCTTGCAGATGACAGTATCACGATACAGAAGGTTGTAGAGCTTGTCCTTGCAGAGGAAGGTTTTGAAATAAAGGCTGTGAATAACGGCGAAGAGGCGCTTGCCGCAATCGAGACATTCAAGCCTGATGTAGTCCTTGCAGATATAGAGATGCCGAAGATGAACGGCTATCAGCTGTGCGAAAAATTGAAGGCGCATCCTGCAACAAAAAATGTTCCTGTAATTCTTCTTTCAGGGGCGTTTGAGCCGCTTGACGAGGAACTTGCAAGGAATGTAAAGGCAGACAGTTTTGTTATAAAACCATTTGAATCTCAGGAATTAATAAGCAAGATAAATGCGGCGCTGGTATCTGCATCAACAATGGAAGAGACAGCAGACAGCTCCGAGCAGCTCGGAGTGGAAGCAGAGGTGTTTGCAGAGGCTGTTGGCGCTGAAGAAGACCTCTGGGCAATGGAGGCAGTTGAAGGGGTTTCTGTGGAGACTCCTGCCGGGATAGAAGAGGTGTCCGCAGAAGAAGAAGTCAGCATTGCCCAAGCGCTTGAAGCTGCGGAGCAGGAAGCAGGGGAATTTGAAGTCGCAGAAGAGGCAGTGGTGGAAGCAGAGGAAATGGCAGTAGAGGACATAGCAGTCCCTGTTATGGAAGCATCAGAAAAAGAGAGCATGGCAAGGGCAGTCCCGCCGGTGTTTAAGGAACAGGTTATTCCTGCGCCTGCGGAGATACAAGTGAGAAAAGAAATCCCTGAAATGCAGATTCCATCAAAAGAGGAGCTTATTCCACTGTTTAAGAAAGCGGTTGATGAAAGGGTAGCATCAGCCCTTTCATCTATAGATATTAAAGGTGTAATGCTTGAGTCGCTTGTGCCGGTATTAAAAGATTCCATTGATAAAATTTTGTGGGAAATAGCTCCTGAGCTTACCGATAAACTGGTAAAGGAAGTGCTGCAGAGTTCACTCGCATCGTTAAGCAAGGAAATTGAAAAGATAATGTGGGAGACTGTTCCTGATATCGCAGAGACTTTGATTGCAAAAGAGATAGAGAAGATAAAGTCAGAGATGTAGTGTGACGGAATTAAGTAAGAGTTATATTCCCAAAGGGATAGAAGAAAAATGGTATGAACTGTGGGTTAACGAGGGCTATTTCAAACCTGAGATAAATCCCTCCGGAAAACCCTATTCAATTGTAATCCCTCCTCCAAATGTTACAGGCTCGCTTCACATGGGACACGCCCTTAACGCAACGCTTCAGGATGTTCTTGCGCGATGGAAAAGAATGTGCGGCTTCAGCGTGCTGTGGCTTCCGGGCACCGACCATGCCGGTATTGCAACCCAGAATGTGGTTGAAAGGCAGCTTTCAACAGAAAAGTTTACACGGCAGCAGCTCGGAAGGGAAGCCTTTATTGACAGGGTATGGAAATGGAAGGCTGAATACGGCGGCAGGATAACACATCAGCTTAAAAGGATCGGAGCATCGTGTGACTGGTCCAGGGAAAGGTTTACGCTTGATGAGGGGCTCTCAAAGGCTGTAAGAGAGGCCTTTGTAAGGCTTCACGAAGAAGGGCTGATATACCGCGATAACAGATTGATAAACTGGTGCCCCCGCTGTCATACAGCATTGTCCGACCTTGAAGTAGAGCACGATGAGTTTGACGGGACCTTGACTTATATAAAATACCCTTTTTCAGACGGAAGCGGATGTTTAACAGTTGCCACTACAAGGCCTGAGACCATGCTTGGAGATACCGCAGTTGCTGTAAATCCCTCTGATGCCCGGTACAAGGATTTTATAGGGAAAACAATTGCCCTGCCTCTTACAGACAGGAAGATACCTGTTGTTCCTGACAGCGCTGTTGATACGGCATTCGGCACAGGAGCTGTTAAAGTGACGCCTGCCCATGATTTCAATGATGAGGCTATTGCAAAAAGACAGAACCCTTCGCTGCCTTTTGTTGTTGTCATAGGGAAAGAAGGCAAGATGACTTCTGATGCAGGGCCTAAGTATGAAGGGCTTGAC belongs to Nitrospirota bacterium and includes:
- a CDS encoding response regulator; this encodes MARKMLLADDSITIQKVVELVLAEEGFEIKAVNNGEEALAAIETFKPDVVLADIEMPKMNGYQLCEKLKAHPATKNVPVILLSGAFEPLDEELARNVKADSFVIKPFESQELISKINAALVSASTMEETADSSEQLGVEAEVFAEAVGAEEDLWAMEAVEGVSVETPAGIEEVSAEEEVSIAQALEAAEQEAGEFEVAEEAVVEAEEMAVEDIAVPVMEASEKESMARAVPPVFKEQVIPAPAEIQVRKEIPEMQIPSKEELIPLFKKAVDERVASALSSIDIKGVMLESLVPVLKDSIDKILWEIAPELTDKLVKEVLQSSLASLSKEIEKIMWETVPDIAETLIAKEIEKIKSEM